Proteins encoded in a region of the Limanda limanda chromosome 17, fLimLim1.1, whole genome shotgun sequence genome:
- the LOC133023811 gene encoding ras-related protein Rap-1b-like: MSMEVKEKTEVRLVFLGAAGVGKTSIIQRFLKDTFEPKHRRTVEELHRKEYEVGGMKVTINIMDTSGSYSFPAMRKLSIQNSDAFALVYAVDDPESLVAVKSLRDEILEVKEDKFTPIVVIGNKIDRQGDRQVFSKDVLSTVELDWNHSFLESSAKDNINVLEVFKELLLQANLPSWLSPALCRRRETFPKQSNKRPPMNKTNSCIIS, translated from the coding sequence ATGTcgatggaagtgaaggagaagacCGAGGTGCGTCTGGTGTTCCTGGGAGCAGCTGGAGTGGGTAAGACCTCCATCATCCAGCGCTTTCTCAAAGACACCTTTGAACCCAAGCACCGGCGCACGGTGGAGGAGCTCCACAGGAAGGAGTATGAGGTGGGGGGCATGAAAGTCACCATCAACATTATGGACACCAGTGGCAGCTACTCCTTCCCGGCCATGCGGAAGCTGTCCATCCAGAACAGCGACGCCTTCGCCCTGGTCTACGCCGTGGACGACCCCGAGTCCCTGGTGGCCGTGAAGAGCCTGCGAGACGAGATCCTGGAGGTCAAAGAGGACAAGTTCACCCCTATCGTGGTAATAGGCAACAAGATCGACCGCCAAGGGGACCGACAGGTGTTCAGCAAGGACGTGCTGTCCACGGTGGAGCTGGACTGGAACCACAGCTTCCTGGAGTCCTCGGCCAAAGACAACATCAACGTGCTGGAGGTGTtcaaggagctgctgctgcaggccaACCTGCCCAGCTGGCTCAGCCCGGCGCTGTGCCGGAGGCGGGAGACCTTCCCCAAGCAGAGCAACAAGCGACCTCCGATGAACAAGACCAACAGCTGCATCATCTCGTAG